The following is a genomic window from Enterobacter cloacae.
AAACAAGAAGCTCATCAATATTAAAAATTACGGGTTTTATTCCCATAACCTCAGACTGAATGAAGTGGCTTTCTACCATAACTACCGGAAACTCTGAAATAGTCAGAACTCCGATTAACTGGTCTCGGCGTAAACCATGTATTAGTGAGTTGCGAGATAGCATTCGATCAGCCTTTATTATAATAATCAATCATTTGGGACAAGGACAAAAGGGATTACAGAAACGAAGATTCTACATGAACATCGTTGTCAGTGACCTTAGGTCCATCGGGTATAAGGGTATCAAAAAATCCTTACATAACCATTAAACCACAAAGACTTTTTACGTAAAATAATAATTAAGTACCAGATTTATTAAGATAATTCTTAGGTTTTTTACAAATTTAGGAAAAATCCGCACTTCCTGTAACAGCATCCAAATTAACCTAAAATACCGTTTCATTAACAGTAATTTTACAGATTCAGCTGAAGCCTGAGTTTATTATAACAAAAAAAAGGCCAGCAAGTATGCTGGCTTTCCTGGTAAGACAAGTTGAACTCAGAAGTCGATTGTACTGTCTCTCACCTATCTTGCCAAAGTCGCTAGTCGCTTGTTTGCCTTAGCTTTAGATTTTATGCTTATGGAGGCGGTTTGATTTTCATCCGATACTTTTTCTAGCACTGGCACCACAGAGGAAATGGACTTTTCTTTTGAAATTTTGGATGCACCTGGGCTTTGTTGAATAAATCAGATTTCGGGTAAGTCTCCCCCGTAGCGGGTTGTGTTTTCAGGCAATACGCACGCTTTCAGGCATACCTGCTTTCGTCATTTTGTTCAGCGCTCGTACCAGGGCCATAGCCTCCGCAACCTGACCATCGTAGTCACGCAGCGTCAGTGAACCCCCGAACAGCTGTTTTACCCGGTACATCGCCGTTTCCGCTATCGAGCGACGGTTGTAATCTGTTGTCCATTTCCACCGCGCATTACTCCCGGTCATTCGCTGATTAGCCACTGCACGGTTACGGTCTGCATATTCACCGGGCCAGTAACCCGCACCTTTTCGGGGAGGGATAAGCGCGCTGATTTTCTTACGCCGCAGTTCATCGTGACATAGCCGGGTATCGTAAGCGCCATCGGCGGCGGCTGACCTGATTTTCCGGTGGGTTTGCCGGATTAACCCGGGGAAGGCCTCTGAGTCCGTAACATTGTTCAGCGACAGGTCAGCGCAGATGATTTCATGTGTTTTACTGTCAACGGCGAGATGCAGCTTACGCCAGATACGGCGGCGTTCCTGGCCATGCTTTTTGACTTTCCACTCGCCTTCACCGAAGACCTTCAGCCCGGTGGAATCAATTACCAGGTGTGCGATTTCACCCCGGGTGGACGTTTTGAAACTGACATTAACCGACTTTGCCCGCCTGCTGACACAGCTGTAATCCGGGCAGCGTAGCGGAACGTTCATCAGAGAAAAAATGGAATCAATAAAGCCCTGCGCAGCGCGCAGGGTCAGCCTGAATACGCGTTTAATGACCAGCACAGTCGTGATGGCAAGGTCAGAATAGCGCTGAGGTCTGCCTCGTGAAGAAGGTGTTGCTGACTCATACCAGGCCTGAATAGCTTCATCATCCAGCCAGAAAGTTATGGAGCCACGGTTGATGAGGGCTTTATTGTAGGTGGGCCAGTTGGTGATTTTGAACTTTTGCTTTGCCACGGAACGGTCTGCGTTGTCGGGAAGATGCGTGATCTGATCCTTCAACTCAGCAAAAGTTCGATTTATTCAA
Proteins encoded in this region:
- a CDS encoding IS5 family transposase translates to MKDQITHLPDNADRSVAKQKFKITNWPTYNKALINRGSITFWLDDEAIQAWYESATPSSRGRPQRYSDLAITTVLVIKRVFRLTLRAAQGFIDSIFSLMNVPLRCPDYSCVSRRAKSVNVSFKTSTRGEIAHLVIDSTGLKVFGEGEWKVKKHGQERRRIWRKLHLAVDSKTHEIICADLSLNNVTDSEAFPGLIRQTHRKIRSAAADGAYDTRLCHDELRRKKISALIPPRKGAGYWPGEYADRNRAVANQRMTGSNARWKWTTDYNRRSIAETAMYRVKQLFGGSLTLRDYDGQVAEAMALVRALNKMTKAGMPESVRIA